In a genomic window of Leishmania donovani BPK282A1 complete genome, chromosome 32:
- a CDS encoding dynein light chain, flagellar outer arm, putative, with translation MYNNDHKATVKNADMPEDMQADAIEVTLQAMEKFNIEKDIAAYIKKEFDKKYQPTWHCIVGRNFGSFVTHDTHCFLYFYLGQVAVLLFKCG, from the coding sequence ATGTACAACAACGACCACAAGGCCACGGTGAAGAATGCCGACATGCCGGAGGACATGCAGGCGGACGCGATTGAGGTTACGCTTCAGGCAATGGAGAAGTTCAACATCGAGAAGGATATCGCTGCCTACATCAAGAAGGAGTTCGACAAGAAGTATCAGCCGACGTGGCACTGCATTGTGGGCCGCAACTTCGGCAGCTTCGTGACGCACGACACCCATTGCTTCCTGTACTTCTACCTCGGCCAGGTCGCCGTTCTGCTCTTCAAGTGCGGGTAG